In Wenyingzhuangia fucanilytica, the following are encoded in one genomic region:
- a CDS encoding family 16 glycosylhydrolase, whose amino-acid sequence MNQIKLGIVFMCLSLFSCGQTNHVSDIEDSDDIIKDDDEVTQDDGLDKEGMPSAAFSACSPKNNILYDSPVNNNVSAVNRDNYGMGSWQLVDALSDEFDYPTGETATDFTSKWKFGFVNSYTGPVPTVWTGDQVSFETINGTNRALVLEAAETGSGASRRLKCGMITSIAKSSYPLFQEAKVKISNSQLANAVWMLSDDPGTTEEIDNVEAYGPKVRPDGTSCDFPYYADRIHLSHHTFKNDGGQRLDYQPHQQTWMSRKKTTGDCSRDNEVVWSEDYHYFGVKWVSETRLEYFVDGKRVKVVDGLRVDDGIDPHSYTSCGDGLTREMHMIISHAAQTWRYPSVDAFWNSSDIKTGEHTKMRVDWIRVYSPDGNVNTRSCN is encoded by the coding sequence ATGAATCAAATTAAATTAGGGATTGTTTTTATGTGTCTATCACTTTTTAGTTGTGGACAAACAAATCATGTAAGTGATATAGAGGATTCAGATGATATAATTAAAGACGATGATGAAGTAACTCAAGACGATGGTTTAGATAAGGAAGGGATGCCATCAGCTGCTTTTTCAGCTTGTAGTCCAAAAAACAACATTCTTTATGATTCTCCTGTAAATAATAATGTGAGTGCCGTAAATCGTGATAATTATGGTATGGGATCTTGGCAATTGGTTGATGCTTTGTCGGATGAATTTGATTATCCAACAGGCGAAACAGCAACTGATTTCACAAGTAAATGGAAGTTTGGTTTTGTAAATTCTTATACAGGACCAGTACCAACAGTATGGACAGGAGATCAGGTTTCTTTTGAGACTATTAATGGAACAAACAGAGCTCTAGTGCTTGAAGCAGCAGAAACAGGTTCAGGAGCAAGTAGAAGACTAAAGTGCGGAATGATTACTTCTATAGCTAAAAGTAGTTATCCTCTGTTTCAAGAAGCAAAGGTAAAAATTAGTAACTCTCAATTAGCAAATGCAGTTTGGATGTTGAGTGATGACCCTGGAACAACAGAAGAAATAGATAATGTAGAGGCATATGGACCTAAAGTTAGACCTGATGGAACATCATGTGATTTTCCTTATTACGCAGATCGTATACATTTAAGTCATCACACATTTAAGAATGATGGAGGTCAAAGATTAGACTATCAGCCACACCAACAAACTTGGATGTCTAGAAAAAAAACAACAGGAGATTGTAGTCGAGATAATGAGGTGGTTTGGAGTGAAGATTATCATTATTTTGGTGTGAAATGGGTAAGTGAAACAAGGTTAGAATATTTTGTAGACGGAAAAAGAGTTAAGGTTGTAGACGGTTTGCGAGTTGATGATGGTATAGATCCTCATTCTTATACAAGTTGTGGAGATGGATTAACTAGAGAAATGCACATGATTATTAGTCATGCGGCTCAAACATGGAGATATCCTAGTGTTGATGCTTTTTGGAATAGTTCTGATATAAAAACAGGTGAGCATACAAAGATGAGAGTAGATTGGATTCGAGTATATTCTCCTGACGGAAACGTAAATACAAGAAGTTGCAATTAG